One Fibrobacter sp. UWEL DNA segment encodes these proteins:
- the dapA gene encoding 4-hydroxy-tetrahydrodipicolinate synthase produces the protein MQITKASQLTGVFPALFTPLMNDDPKNLNNSIDYKKMEKMIDDLIASGVSGILPVGTTGQSATVTHKQHLDIIKFTLDYVGGRVPVIAGAGSNCTRESVEMIQEILKIAEVPMLCVTGYYNNPSQEGIEKHFKTLSEETGAKIIIYNVPGRTASYVHPDTLISLSQDKNIIGLKQAVDFRIGEKFHEDTKRVINETKNNDFAVLSGEDGFFIDMLEMGGQGLITATGNIPEAAKIFSDLYKAYVAGEYQKCDDLQDAARDYVEATFCRKNPIPLGTMFNSPLFQPMTSVKDTARGDEAVARIMKLINEKATSLKKYHV, from the coding sequence ATGCAAATTACAAAAGCTTCTCAACTTACTGGTGTTTTTCCCGCATTGTTCACTCCGTTGATGAACGATGATCCCAAGAACCTCAACAACTCCATCGACTACAAGAAGATGGAAAAGATGATTGACGACCTCATCGCCTCTGGTGTTTCCGGCATTTTGCCCGTTGGCACAACCGGCCAGAGCGCAACCGTCACTCACAAGCAGCACCTCGACATCATCAAGTTCACTCTGGACTACGTAGGCGGCCGCGTTCCTGTTATCGCAGGCGCAGGTTCCAACTGCACTCGTGAATCTGTTGAAATGATCCAGGAAATCCTGAAGATTGCTGAAGTTCCCATGCTCTGCGTGACTGGTTACTACAACAACCCGTCCCAGGAAGGCATCGAAAAGCATTTCAAGACCTTGAGCGAAGAAACTGGCGCCAAGATCATCATCTATAACGTTCCGGGCCGTACCGCTAGCTACGTTCACCCCGACACCCTCATCTCCCTGTCCCAGGACAAGAACATCATCGGTCTGAAGCAGGCAGTTGACTTCCGCATTGGCGAAAAGTTCCACGAGGATACTAAGCGAGTGATCAATGAAACCAAGAACAACGATTTCGCCGTTCTCTCTGGCGAAGACGGTTTCTTCATTGACATGCTGGAAATGGGTGGCCAGGGTCTCATTACCGCAACCGGTAACATCCCCGAAGCAGCAAAGATTTTCTCTGACCTGTACAAGGCATATGTGGCAGGCGAATACCAGAAGTGCGACGACCTGCAGGACGCAGCTCGCGACTACGTAGAAGCAACCTTCTGCCGCAAGAACCCCATTCCTCTGGGAACCATGTTCAACAGCCCGCTGTTCCAGCCTATGACCAGCGTGAAGGACACCGCACGCGGTGACGAAGCTGTTGCTCGCATCATGAAGCTTATCAACGAAAAGGCAACAAGCCTCAAGAAGTATCACGTCTAA
- the obgE gene encoding GTPase ObgE encodes MFLDEKSIEVRSGKGGDGICSFHREKFVPLGGPDGGDGGRGGHVILQVNEQYSTLLDMGNARLYKARPGQAGGAKRCTGKSAEDLIVDVPKGTIVKDAEGRILADLTEDGQRWIAARGGKGGMGNQHFATPANQAPRKCTPGEAGEKRELFLELKLMADVGLVGFPNAGKSSLVNKISSGRPKVGDYPFTTLEPVLGIVQMNGHSFVVADIPGLLEGASEGKGLGHQFLKHIERTHTLLFVIDGYADNAYEQFSVLKGELAAFHPKLAKKPYVIALNKSDLGIDNAIKEFAGYKEHVIVTSAVTGEGCKELQQALDAAVPHVQKKKVGWESKKVVEAKTMKAADKTKAKAARKEAAKPAKSAAKTTAKKAPAKKK; translated from the coding sequence ATGTTTTTAGACGAAAAATCAATCGAAGTGCGCTCCGGCAAAGGCGGCGACGGCATCTGCAGTTTCCACCGCGAAAAGTTTGTTCCCCTGGGCGGCCCCGATGGCGGTGACGGCGGCCGTGGCGGTCACGTAATCCTCCAAGTCAACGAACAGTATTCTACCCTGCTGGATATGGGTAACGCTCGTCTGTACAAGGCTCGTCCTGGTCAGGCAGGCGGCGCCAAGCGTTGCACCGGAAAGTCCGCAGAAGACCTGATCGTGGATGTCCCCAAGGGAACTATCGTCAAGGATGCAGAAGGCCGCATTCTGGCAGACCTGACCGAAGACGGCCAGCGCTGGATTGCCGCTCGTGGCGGCAAGGGCGGTATGGGCAACCAGCACTTTGCAACTCCTGCAAACCAGGCTCCCCGTAAGTGCACTCCCGGCGAAGCTGGCGAAAAGCGCGAACTCTTCCTGGAACTGAAGCTCATGGCTGACGTGGGCCTGGTAGGTTTCCCCAACGCAGGCAAGTCTAGTCTTGTGAACAAAATTTCCAGCGGACGTCCGAAGGTAGGTGACTACCCCTTTACCACTTTGGAACCCGTACTTGGCATCGTGCAGATGAACGGCCACAGCTTTGTGGTGGCAGATATTCCGGGTCTTCTGGAAGGCGCCAGCGAAGGCAAGGGCCTGGGTCACCAGTTCCTGAAGCACATCGAACGCACCCATACACTTTTGTTTGTAATTGACGGTTACGCCGATAACGCATACGAACAGTTCAGTGTTTTGAAGGGCGAGCTGGCAGCATTCCATCCGAAGCTCGCAAAGAAGCCCTACGTCATTGCACTTAACAAAAGCGACCTTGGCATCGATAATGCTATTAAGGAATTTGCTGGCTATAAGGAGCACGTCATCGTGACCTCTGCTGTCACCGGTGAAGGTTGCAAGGAATTGCAGCAGGCGCTGGACGCAGCCGTCCCCCACGTTCAGAAAAAGAAGGTGGGTTGGGAATCCAAGAAGGTTGTGGAAGCAAAGACCATGAAGGCAGCTGATAAGACCAAGGCAAAGGCAGCCCGTAAGGAAGCTGCAAAGCCCGCCAAGTCTGCCGCCAAGACCACTGCAAAGAAGGCTCCTGCCAAGAAGAAGTAG
- the smpB gene encoding SsrA-binding protein SmpB, producing the protein MAKKEQATPVIQNRKANHLYFVDETFEVGIMLIGSEVKSIRDGKCTIGEAWIDLDEEKDEIWLVGAHIDEYLFANRFNHFPARRRKLLAHVHEIQKMRKAKEQKGCTLIPLKIYFKNRRAKLEMGICRGKDQHDKRQSLLERDAKMEMARAAKAHK; encoded by the coding sequence ATGGCAAAAAAAGAACAAGCAACTCCAGTCATCCAGAATAGAAAGGCAAACCACCTTTACTTTGTGGATGAGACCTTCGAGGTGGGCATCATGCTCATCGGTTCCGAAGTCAAGTCCATTCGCGATGGCAAGTGTACCATTGGCGAAGCCTGGATTGACCTGGACGAAGAGAAGGACGAAATCTGGCTGGTAGGCGCCCACATTGACGAATACCTTTTCGCAAACCGATTCAACCATTTCCCCGCAAGACGTCGTAAGCTTCTGGCCCATGTTCATGAAATCCAGAAGATGCGCAAGGCCAAGGAGCAGAAGGGATGCACCCTCATCCCCTTGAAAATTTACTTCAAGAATCGCCGCGCCAAGCTGGAAATGGGAATCTGTCGCGGTAAGGATCAGCACGATAAGCGCCAGTCCCTTCTGGAACGTGACGCCAAGATGGAAATGGCAAGAGCAGCTAAGGCACACAAGTAA
- a CDS encoding YebC/PmpR family DNA-binding transcriptional regulator, whose protein sequence is MSGHSKWATTKRKKAKTDVARAKAWNKLIKEISIAAKLGGGNPDANPRLRAAIIKSKSQSLPTKNIESAIAKGTGANGGADVTEPLYEGRGPAGIAIMVQCMTDNKVRTVAEIRNIFNKNGGAMGESGSVTWAFTYKGIIVIDAEKYTEDQVMDLVLEAGAEDMSTEDGVHEISTSPEGFDAVTRALEGANIEMMSAEITYVANDPVKLGHDDAVKLLKLIDKFEDHDDVQDVYHNAEIDEADMDAE, encoded by the coding sequence ATGTCCGGTCACTCCAAATGGGCCACCACCAAACGTAAGAAAGCTAAGACCGACGTCGCTCGCGCCAAGGCTTGGAATAAGCTGATTAAGGAAATTTCTATCGCTGCTAAGCTGGGCGGCGGCAACCCGGATGCAAACCCCCGCCTCCGTGCTGCAATCATCAAGTCTAAGTCTCAGAGCTTGCCCACCAAGAACATCGAAAGTGCTATTGCCAAGGGTACTGGCGCTAACGGTGGTGCCGACGTTACTGAACCGCTGTACGAAGGTCGCGGTCCTGCAGGCATCGCTATCATGGTGCAGTGCATGACTGATAACAAGGTCCGTACCGTTGCTGAAATCCGCAATATCTTCAACAAGAATGGTGGTGCAATGGGTGAATCCGGTTCTGTTACCTGGGCATTCACTTACAAGGGCATTATCGTTATCGACGCTGAAAAGTACACCGAAGATCAGGTCATGGATCTGGTTCTGGAAGCTGGCGCAGAAGACATGAGCACCGAAGACGGCGTTCACGAAATCTCCACCTCTCCGGAAGGCTTCGACGCTGTTACCCGCGCTCTCGAAGGTGCAAACATCGAAATGATGAGTGCTGAAATCACCTACGTTGCCAATGACCCCGTCAAGCTGGGCCACGACGACGCAGTGAAGCTCCTCAAGCTCATCGACAAGTTCGAAGATCACGACGACGTTCAGGACGTTTACCACAACGCTGAAATCGACGAAGCTGACATGGACGCTGAGTAA
- a CDS encoding EAL domain-containing protein translates to MVNFQQIAESFEEALTNREFSVYLQPQYNHSTGALIGAEALVRWISPKHGFISPADFIPALEEMGVIPTLDLYVFECVCEFLRACIDSNKSLVRISVNMSRNDILCEDYIDRLEILRQKYEIPTKLIHVELTETAAVAGAQIVIDSIKKLHSLGYTVEMDDFGSGYSSLNVLKDIEFDVLKLDLKFIAGTIGNDRGGTILTSVVRMAKWLKLPVIAEGVETIEQADFLRSVGCDYIQGYLYSKPLPVEEYEKLLCESSVGTIVPQMNLVDTMSSGKFWNPESMETLIFSNFVGAAAIFELRGGKTEILRVNQKFLREMGMNMSESAILDLEPENTMDEENLGIFRSAMAKAAESKSEVECEIWANVCSRTCGNEKVCIRNSIQLIGESKVSQLFYVMVRNITLEKQALSGFARREANFKAAIEQANMFLWEYSIATKEMRPCFRCQKVLGLPPVIYNYPEPVIESGLFPADIADTYRDWHRQIAEGVPSIEAILPLTADHVPFHVRYTTEFDENGRPVKAYGSATLVVDK, encoded by the coding sequence ATGGTAAATTTCCAGCAGATAGCAGAATCGTTTGAAGAAGCGCTAACAAATCGCGAGTTTTCGGTGTATTTGCAACCGCAGTACAACCACTCTACTGGAGCTCTGATTGGCGCGGAAGCTCTTGTCCGTTGGATTTCTCCCAAGCATGGCTTTATCTCGCCGGCGGATTTTATTCCGGCTCTCGAGGAGATGGGCGTGATCCCTACACTAGACTTGTACGTGTTTGAATGTGTCTGCGAGTTCCTCCGTGCCTGCATTGATTCCAACAAGTCCCTGGTGCGTATTTCCGTGAATATGTCCCGTAATGATATTCTGTGCGAGGATTATATTGACCGTCTGGAAATTCTTCGTCAGAAGTATGAGATTCCCACCAAATTGATTCACGTTGAGCTTACCGAAACAGCCGCCGTGGCGGGTGCCCAGATTGTAATTGATTCCATCAAGAAACTTCATAGTCTGGGCTACACTGTTGAAATGGATGACTTCGGCAGTGGCTATTCCTCCTTGAACGTGCTTAAGGATATTGAGTTCGATGTTCTTAAGTTAGATCTGAAGTTTATCGCAGGCACCATCGGAAACGACCGCGGTGGCACCATCTTGACTTCCGTGGTTCGCATGGCCAAGTGGCTTAAGCTTCCGGTGATTGCCGAAGGTGTCGAAACGATTGAACAGGCTGATTTCTTAAGGAGTGTTGGATGCGATTACATTCAGGGCTACCTTTATTCCAAACCGCTTCCCGTTGAAGAATATGAAAAGCTTCTTTGCGAAAGTTCCGTTGGCACCATCGTTCCTCAGATGAATTTGGTGGATACCATGAGTTCCGGTAAATTCTGGAATCCTGAATCCATGGAAACCTTGATCTTCAGTAATTTCGTGGGGGCCGCCGCCATCTTTGAACTCCGTGGGGGCAAGACTGAAATCCTTCGCGTTAATCAGAAATTCCTTCGCGAGATGGGCATGAATATGTCTGAATCCGCGATCTTGGATCTGGAACCTGAAAACACCATGGACGAAGAAAATCTGGGTATTTTTAGATCCGCTATGGCCAAGGCTGCAGAATCAAAGAGCGAAGTCGAATGTGAAATCTGGGCTAACGTTTGTTCCAGGACTTGCGGCAACGAGAAGGTTTGCATTCGCAATTCTATTCAGCTGATTGGCGAAAGCAAGGTGAGCCAGCTGTTCTATGTGATGGTCCGTAACATTACGCTTGAGAAACAGGCGTTATCGGGATTTGCGCGCCGCGAAGCTAATTTCAAGGCTGCCATTGAACAGGCTAACATGTTCTTGTGGGAGTACTCCATTGCCACTAAGGAGATGCGCCCCTGCTTCCGCTGTCAGAAGGTTTTGGGCTTGCCGCCGGTCATCTACAACTATCCGGAACCAGTTATTGAAAGTGGTCTTTTCCCCGCTGATATTGCAGATACGTATAGGGATTGGCATCGTCAGATTGCCGAGGGCGTTCCTTCCATTGAGGCTATTCTTCCCTTGACTGCGGATCACGTTCCGTTCCACGTTCGCTACACCACAGAGTTCGATGAAAACGGTCGTCCGGTCAAGGCTTATGGGTCTGCAACGTTAGTCGTTGACAAATAA
- a CDS encoding N-acetylmuramoyl-L-alanine amidase: protein MNRILGKVLAVLCLMAATLWAVQVDVETFAKNKQASFHWYPVQKTVSLVGASDTIKMAISLPFAFHNGKSIELKTPPVLKDNKIWMDAADTAKFVFTKTASSSSAPKTVSSSSAVKPASSSSSATLKVSSSSVVSVAVAAPKNETAGTREVKTIVIDPGHGGKDSGALGAKAQEKDIVLTVGKLLKKELEKDGFKVKMTRDKDVFIELGQRANLANQWDGDLFISLHCNAVDATPERKKQIKGYHVYVLRAPESEEDAAIARRENKVATLYGEKNAKEELSPIEWFKLEARLEKYKQNSYMFTEEMLKANEGYKIRKQAGGVGGAGFMVLVGALMPAVLYEIGFISNLDDEAYMMSDAGQKDIAERISKAVSNYKAAVHNYRETLGR from the coding sequence ATGAATCGTATTCTCGGGAAAGTCCTCGCAGTCTTATGCCTGATGGCAGCTACCCTCTGGGCAGTTCAAGTGGACGTGGAAACCTTCGCCAAGAATAAACAAGCCTCTTTCCATTGGTATCCCGTACAGAAAACGGTTTCTCTTGTTGGTGCCTCCGACACCATCAAGATGGCCATCAGCCTCCCCTTCGCCTTCCATAACGGCAAGTCCATCGAACTCAAGACGCCGCCCGTCCTCAAGGACAATAAGATTTGGATGGACGCCGCAGACACGGCGAAGTTTGTATTTACAAAAACAGCTAGCAGTTCAAGCGCACCCAAGACCGTAAGCAGTTCCAGTGCCGTAAAACCTGCCAGCAGCTCCAGCAGCGCAACTCTTAAGGTCAGTTCCAGCAGCGTCGTCTCCGTAGCGGTCGCCGCTCCCAAGAACGAAACCGCAGGCACCCGCGAAGTCAAGACCATCGTCATCGACCCAGGTCATGGCGGTAAGGACTCCGGCGCATTAGGCGCCAAGGCTCAGGAAAAGGACATCGTCCTCACCGTGGGCAAGCTGCTAAAAAAAGAACTTGAAAAGGATGGCTTCAAGGTCAAGATGACCCGCGACAAGGACGTGTTCATCGAATTGGGCCAGCGAGCCAATCTGGCAAACCAGTGGGATGGCGACCTCTTCATCAGCCTCCACTGTAACGCCGTAGATGCCACTCCCGAACGTAAGAAGCAAATCAAGGGTTACCACGTCTATGTACTTCGCGCTCCCGAAAGCGAAGAAGATGCAGCCATCGCCCGTCGCGAAAACAAGGTGGCCACCCTCTACGGCGAAAAGAACGCCAAGGAAGAACTCTCCCCCATCGAATGGTTCAAGCTGGAAGCCCGCCTGGAAAAGTACAAGCAGAACAGCTACATGTTCACCGAGGAAATGCTCAAGGCAAACGAAGGCTACAAGATTCGCAAGCAAGCAGGCGGCGTAGGCGGTGCAGGCTTCATGGTTCTGGTGGGTGCATTAATGCCCGCCGTTCTATACGAAATCGGCTTCATCAGCAACCTTGATGACGAAGCCTACATGATGAGTGATGCCGGCCAGAAGGACATCGCAGAACGTATCTCCAAGGCAGTATCCAACTACAAGGCCGCAGTCCATAACTACCGCGAAACCCTGGGCCGATAA
- a CDS encoding phosphomannomutase, protein MENITQIWKKIQSPEFNPATDMALVEQVKQVALTSQEPAKVSFGTSGWRGEIGSEFTLRNLQVVGAAIVRLYKEADAAMFEALGVKDFAELQKRGVVVGHDNRLLGHEFCEAVADQFAKAGVKVYYGNEMPTPEFSAAIEMLGAACSINMTPSHNPSHYNGIKFNPADGGPAGPEITNVITKLSNEMMATWKFEPVSKVDWEIIDSLKIYKEFLIKQGTIKFSRIKEFIKQGRLTLVCDHVHGSTRRRPAALLDNPECLITLRNEDDSLFGGIAPEPSSKNLEKVRKVLDESKSWFRLGAIFDPDGDRIRFYDGTREIDMNQFGAIAFHYMATWRKEQGVVAKSVATSNFVNIIAEKLGVPVMETPVGFKNFRPWLSRTAKDKALVAFEESDGISGLNNTLEKDAQFGLLMALEIMAQTGKNLGEYLDALYEEYGRFYPSRAGFEVDKSLVGAPLIAKVNAVAEAAQVGAKVMVGSTEKTVKQLLTLDGVKIIFEDDSWMLVRPSGTEPKVRIYTECRNPDEKDPMFEAAKALFYKN, encoded by the coding sequence ATGGAAAACATTACACAGATTTGGAAGAAGATCCAGTCCCCCGAATTTAACCCTGCTACTGACATGGCTCTGGTTGAACAGGTCAAGCAGGTGGCTCTCACCTCCCAGGAACCGGCTAAGGTTAGCTTCGGTACCTCTGGCTGGCGCGGTGAAATCGGTTCTGAATTCACTCTCCGTAATCTGCAGGTCGTTGGTGCTGCAATCGTTCGCCTCTACAAGGAAGCAGACGCAGCTATGTTCGAAGCTCTGGGCGTGAAGGACTTCGCTGAACTCCAGAAGCGCGGCGTTGTGGTTGGCCACGACAACCGTCTCCTGGGTCATGAATTCTGCGAAGCTGTTGCTGACCAGTTCGCCAAGGCCGGTGTTAAGGTTTACTACGGCAATGAAATGCCCACTCCGGAATTCTCCGCTGCAATCGAAATGCTGGGCGCTGCTTGCTCCATCAACATGACTCCGTCTCACAACCCCAGCCACTACAACGGCATCAAGTTCAACCCGGCTGACGGCGGTCCTGCAGGTCCGGAAATCACCAACGTGATTACCAAGCTGTCTAATGAAATGATGGCTACCTGGAAGTTTGAACCGGTATCCAAGGTTGACTGGGAAATCATCGACTCCCTGAAGATCTACAAGGAATTCCTCATCAAGCAGGGCACCATCAAGTTCTCTCGCATCAAGGAATTCATCAAGCAGGGTCGTCTGACTCTGGTTTGCGACCACGTTCACGGTTCTACCCGTCGTCGTCCGGCTGCACTTCTCGACAATCCGGAATGCCTCATCACTCTTCGTAACGAAGATGACAGCCTGTTCGGCGGCATCGCACCGGAACCGTCCTCCAAGAATCTTGAAAAGGTCCGTAAGGTCCTGGACGAAAGCAAGTCCTGGTTCCGCCTGGGCGCAATCTTTGACCCGGATGGTGACCGTATCCGTTTCTACGACGGTACTCGCGAAATCGATATGAACCAGTTCGGTGCAATCGCTTTCCACTACATGGCTACCTGGCGTAAGGAACAGGGCGTTGTTGCTAAGTCCGTTGCAACTTCCAACTTCGTGAACATCATCGCCGAAAAGCTGGGCGTTCCCGTGATGGAAACTCCGGTGGGCTTCAAGAACTTCCGCCCCTGGCTGTCTCGCACCGCTAAGGACAAGGCTCTGGTTGCCTTCGAAGAATCCGATGGTATCTCTGGTCTGAACAACACTCTCGAAAAGGATGCTCAGTTCGGTCTTCTCATGGCTCTGGAAATCATGGCCCAGACTGGCAAGAACCTGGGTGAATACCTGGATGCCCTGTACGAAGAATATGGCCGCTTCTACCCGAGCCGCGCTGGCTTCGAAGTGGACAAGTCCCTGGTGGGCGCTCCTCTCATTGCTAAGGTGAACGCTGTTGCCGAAGCTGCCCAGGTTGGCGCTAAGGTCATGGTGGGCTCCACCGAAAAGACTGTCAAGCAGCTCTTGACTCTCGATGGCGTGAAGATTATTTTCGAAGACGATTCCTGGATGCTGGTTCGCCCGTCCGGTACCGAACCCAAGGTTCGTATCTATACCGAATGCCGCAACCCGGACGAAAAGGATCCGATGTTCGAAGCTGCCAAGGCTCTGTTCTACAAGAACTAG
- a CDS encoding DUF1846 domain-containing protein translates to MFKVGFDNDAYLRTQSEKIAERIAKFGGKLYLEFGGKLFDDHHASRVLPGFAPDSKIRMLEKLKDKAEVIIAVNANDIEKNKVRGDLGITYDQDVLRLIDAFRGYGLYVSSVVLTRWQDQPSALAYQKKLEGLGLKVYRHYPIAGYPNNIPLVVSDDGYGKNEFVETTRELVVVTAPGPGSGKMAVCLSQIYHENVHGVKAGYAKFETFPIWNIPLKHPVNLAYEAATADLNDVNMIDPFHLEAYGKTTINYNRDVEVFPVLNALFTRILGESPYKSPTDMGVNMAGNCIVDDEAVSEAAKQEIIRRYFNTLCDVRKGNADKDQVYKQQLVMEQAHISVEDRPVVAAAVKRAEETNGPAVAIELQDGAIIAAKTSSLLGASSAMLLDALKHLAGIPDEVRLLSPMVIEPIQNLKTKQLGHTNPRLHMDEVLVALSVCALTDYNAKIALEKLPELRHCDVHASVILSQVDVGVFRRLGVNLTSEPNYQTSKLYHT, encoded by the coding sequence ATGTTCAAAGTTGGATTTGATAACGACGCGTACTTGAGAACGCAGTCCGAGAAGATTGCCGAACGTATTGCAAAGTTCGGTGGAAAACTTTACCTTGAATTTGGCGGCAAGCTCTTTGATGACCACCACGCAAGCCGCGTACTGCCGGGCTTTGCTCCGGACTCCAAGATCCGCATGCTGGAAAAGCTGAAGGACAAGGCCGAAGTCATTATCGCAGTTAACGCAAACGATATCGAAAAGAACAAGGTTCGTGGCGACCTGGGCATTACCTACGATCAGGATGTGCTTCGCTTGATTGACGCCTTCCGCGGTTACGGCCTGTACGTGAGCAGCGTGGTGCTGACCCGCTGGCAGGACCAGCCTAGCGCTCTGGCATACCAGAAGAAACTGGAAGGCCTGGGCCTGAAGGTTTACCGTCATTATCCTATTGCTGGTTACCCGAACAACATTCCTCTTGTTGTGAGCGACGATGGATATGGCAAGAATGAATTTGTTGAAACTACTCGTGAACTGGTGGTGGTTACCGCTCCGGGTCCGGGAAGTGGAAAGATGGCTGTCTGCCTTTCCCAGATTTATCATGAAAACGTTCACGGCGTTAAGGCTGGTTACGCTAAGTTCGAAACGTTCCCCATCTGGAACATTCCTCTGAAACATCCGGTGAACCTGGCATACGAAGCTGCCACCGCCGACTTGAACGACGTGAACATGATTGACCCGTTCCATCTGGAAGCTTACGGCAAGACCACCATCAACTACAACCGTGACGTTGAAGTGTTCCCCGTGCTGAACGCTTTGTTTACCCGCATCTTGGGCGAATCTCCGTACAAGAGCCCCACCGACATGGGCGTAAATATGGCTGGTAACTGCATCGTTGACGATGAAGCGGTGAGCGAAGCTGCCAAGCAGGAAATCATCCGCCGCTACTTCAACACCCTCTGCGATGTCCGTAAGGGCAACGCAGACAAGGACCAGGTTTACAAGCAGCAGCTGGTGATGGAACAGGCTCACATTAGCGTTGAAGACCGCCCGGTGGTTGCTGCCGCTGTAAAGCGCGCCGAAGAAACCAACGGCCCCGCAGTTGCTATCGAACTGCAGGATGGCGCCATCATCGCTGCAAAGACTTCTTCTTTGCTGGGCGCTTCCTCTGCAATGCTTTTGGATGCCCTCAAGCACTTGGCTGGCATTCCCGACGAAGTCCGCCTGCTTTCTCCCATGGTGATCGAACCCATTCAGAACTTGAAGACCAAGCAGCTGGGCCACACCAATCCTCGTCTCCACATGGACGAAGTGTTGGTGGCTCTCTCTGTTTGTGCCCTCACTGATTACAACGCAAAGATCGCCCTGGAAAAGTTGCCTGAACTGCGCCACTGCGACGTTCATGCCAGCGTAATCCTGTCTCAGGTTGATGTAGGTGTGTTCCGCCGTCTGGGTGTGAACTTGACCTCTGAACCGAATTATCAGACTTCCAAGTTGTACCACACTTAA
- a CDS encoding FISUMP domain-containing protein, with product MKKLFLAYAVVFLVVFSACGDSSSTPSRGIDEHGSDSLSADLDSIDLDDEDFSEVDNSRDSVSSDSVQNDSGCSMDEMVGQETVSCGDTSLPVYKGLCDSISYDPKLQFCYEGLVMDFCEGAPYNPSKNFCHNDTLYVRCGEKGYDPKNQFCNKEIVYSLCGGKTFDPKTQYCLKGEVLDYCGTKAYDPQKEFCQDQTVAPFCSGEKYDITKEFCFGNITVMPLCNGNSYNALRTFCYKDSLYDRCGNSIYDPSIEFCFKDSVYYLCAEAGSYDPESGEECLSSDEGVTWKVHKPCGNTYIEKENEFCFMSSAYSLCNGTAYDPGKHYCKDRKTLTEYEYLTDARDGQKYRVVEVGGLKWMAQNLNYDYNEGTAESFCYDDDPENCIAYGRLYKWSAVMDSAGVFSGYTQGCGYETTCVEMEAASVVRGVCPEGWFVPSKAEWENLINTIGDEYAGLALKSPTDWKLLDEYAIGGRDWYGFSALPAGKRLADGSYSRINQATGFWTRDESSSLVANYVILAYSNQLAPINVVGKYQGLSVRCVEHQTIYIK from the coding sequence ATGAAAAAGTTATTCTTGGCATATGCCGTCGTTTTTCTTGTAGTTTTCTCGGCTTGCGGAGATTCTTCATCAACCCCTTCCAGAGGAATCGATGAACATGGTTCTGATTCGCTCTCCGCGGATCTGGATTCAATTGATTTGGATGACGAGGATTTTTCCGAAGTAGACAATAGTCGTGATTCCGTGAGTTCTGATTCTGTTCAGAACGACTCGGGATGTTCTATGGATGAGATGGTCGGCCAGGAAACCGTTTCATGTGGAGATACAAGTCTCCCTGTCTATAAAGGTTTATGCGATTCTATCTCTTACGATCCCAAATTGCAGTTCTGCTATGAAGGCCTCGTTATGGATTTCTGTGAAGGAGCTCCCTACAACCCTAGCAAGAATTTTTGCCATAACGATACTCTGTATGTACGTTGTGGTGAAAAGGGGTATGATCCCAAAAATCAATTTTGCAATAAAGAAATAGTTTATTCTCTTTGCGGTGGCAAAACCTTTGATCCTAAAACACAATACTGTTTAAAAGGGGAGGTTCTGGATTACTGTGGTACTAAAGCATATGATCCCCAAAAGGAATTTTGCCAGGATCAAACAGTTGCTCCCTTTTGTAGTGGCGAAAAATACGATATTACCAAGGAATTCTGCTTTGGGAATATTACGGTAATGCCGCTCTGTAACGGAAACTCTTATAATGCACTTCGTACTTTCTGCTACAAAGATTCGCTATATGACAGGTGTGGTAACTCAATTTATGACCCGTCTATCGAATTTTGTTTCAAAGATTCCGTGTATTATTTATGTGCTGAAGCGGGCTCGTACGATCCGGAAAGTGGTGAAGAATGTCTTTCTAGCGATGAAGGTGTTACTTGGAAAGTGCATAAGCCCTGTGGGAATACTTATATTGAAAAAGAGAACGAGTTTTGTTTTATGTCCTCTGCTTATTCCCTTTGCAATGGGACAGCCTATGACCCTGGTAAACATTACTGCAAGGATCGCAAGACTTTGACTGAGTATGAATATTTGACTGATGCAAGAGACGGACAAAAGTATCGGGTTGTTGAAGTTGGTGGGCTGAAATGGATGGCTCAGAATTTGAATTATGACTATAATGAAGGTACAGCAGAAAGTTTTTGTTATGATGACGATCCCGAAAATTGTATCGCATATGGACGACTTTACAAATGGTCCGCTGTCATGGATTCTGCAGGGGTGTTTAGTGGCTATACGCAGGGGTGTGGTTATGAAACGACCTGTGTCGAAATGGAGGCAGCTTCGGTTGTAAGAGGGGTTTGCCCTGAAGGGTGGTTTGTGCCGTCAAAAGCTGAATGGGAAAATTTGATAAATACTATTGGCGATGAGTATGCGGGACTTGCGTTGAAATCTCCGACAGATTGGAAACTGTTAGATGAATATGCTATTGGTGGAAGGGACTGGTATGGATTTTCTGCCCTTCCTGCTGGCAAAAGGTTGGCTGATGGAAGTTATAGCCGTATTAATCAGGCGACCGGTTTTTGGACAAGAGATGAAAGTAGCTCGCTTGTCGCAAACTATGTTATTTTAGCTTATTCAAACCAATTAGCGCCGATAAATGTGGTGGGTAAATATCAAGGACTCTCTGTTCGTTGTGTAGAACATCAAACGATTTATATTAAATAA